In one Camelus ferus isolate YT-003-E chromosome 14, BCGSAC_Cfer_1.0, whole genome shotgun sequence genomic region, the following are encoded:
- the KCTD12 gene encoding BTB/POZ domain-containing protein KCTD12, whose protein sequence is MALADSTRGLPNGGGGGGSGSSSSSAEPPLFPDIVELNVGGQVYVTRRCTVVSVPDSLLWRMFTQQQPQELARDSKGRFFLDRDGFLFRYILDYLRDLQLVLPDYFPERSRLQREAEYFELPELVRRLGAPQQPGPGPPHSRRGVQKEGSLGDELLPLGYAEPEQQEGASAGAPSPTLELASRSPSGGAAGPLLTPSQSLDGSRRSGYITIGYRGSYTIGRDAQADAKFRRVARITVCGKTSLAKEVFGDTLNESRDPDRPPERYTSRYYLKFNFLEQAFDKLSESGFHMVACSSTGTCAFASSTDQSEDKIWTSYTEYVFCRE, encoded by the coding sequence ATGGCTCTGGCAGACAGCACTCGTGGACTACCCaacgggggcggcggcggcggcagcggctccTCATCGTCTTCAGCAGAGCCGCCGCTCTTTCCCGACATCGTGGAGCTGAACGTGGGGGGCCAGGTGTATGTGACCCGGCGCTGCACAGTGGTGTCGGTGCCCGACTCCCTGCTCTGGCGCATGTTCACGCAGCAGCAGCCGCAGGAGCTGGCCCGGGACAGCAAAGGCCGCTTCTTTCTGGACCGAGACGGCTTCCTCTTCCGCTACATCTTGGATTACCTGCGGGACTTGCAGCTCGTGCTGCCCGACTACTTCCCCGAGCGCAGCCGGCTGCAGCGCGAGGCCGAGTACTTCGAGCTGCCCGAGCTCGTGCGCCGCCTCGGGGCGCCCCAGCAGCCCGGCCCCGGGCCGCCGCACTCGCGGCGCGGGGTGCAGAAAGAGGGCTCGCTGGGCGACGAGCTGCTGCCACTCGGCTATGCGGAGCCCGAGCAGCAGGAGGGCGCCTCGGCCGGGGCACCGTCGCCCACTCTGGAGCTGGCTAGCCGCAGCCCGTCCGGGGGCGCGGCAGGCCCGCTGCTTACGCCGTCCCAATCTTTGGACGGCAGCCGGCGCTCGGGCTACATCACCATCGGCTACCGCGGTTCCTACACCATCGGGAGGGACGCGCAGGCGGACGCCAAGTTCCGGCGAGTGGCGCGCATCACTGTGTGCGGCAAGACGTCGCTGGCCAAGGAGGTGTTCGGGGACACCCTGAACGAAAGCCGGGACCCCGACCGGCCTCCGGAGCGCTACACCTCGCGCTATTACCTCAAGTTCAACTTCCTGGAGCAGGCCTTCGACAAGCTGTCCGAGTCGGGCTTCCACATGGTGGCGTGCAGTTCCACGGGCACCTGCGCCTTTGCCAGCAGCACCGACCAGAGCGAGGACAAGATCTGGACCAGCTATACCGAGTACGTCTTCTGCAGGGAGTGA